The Mauremys mutica isolate MM-2020 ecotype Southern chromosome 1, ASM2049712v1, whole genome shotgun sequence genome has a segment encoding these proteins:
- the CCDC122 gene encoding coiled-coil domain-containing protein 122 — MAKQNSPSLADVVKQVAEQQYSQASEIEKSKIVLSQLQAELQELEKQMESTLLETKATERQIYQQDDDIETTKYHCESLESQVRSLYAEKIKLKLDTEAAQEEFEMMLARNGAYHEKIMAHKEHYWEAESKMPVMLELAKKRDMVKELKTKKEELMNDLQNPEGQVIKQVQEEITHLIEEITIVKESINEKKKLLEEEKKVHAKLRKEIEVQNKRCDAILKRLHCQLNKLQSNRRQWHWNIQQMEKKAAELRKCLGVTE, encoded by the exons ATGGCTAAGCAAAATTCTCCATCATTAGCTGACGTTGTAAAACAAGTAGCAGAACAGCAATATTCACAAGCATCAGAAATAGAAAAAAGCAAAATAGTTCTTTCTCAGTTACAG GCTGAGCTTCAAGAACTTGAAAAACAAATGGAGTCTACTTTATTAGAAACAAAGGCAACAGAAAGGCAAATTTATCAGCAAGATGATGACATAGAAACTACAAAATATCACTGTGAAAGTCTGGAGTCCCAAGTGAGATCCCTGTATGCTGAAAAGATAAAGCTGAAACTTGACACGGAAGCAGCACAAGAAGAATTTGAGATGATGCTTGCAAGAAATGGTGCATATCATGAGAAAATAATGGCTCATAAAGAGCATTATTGGGAAGCAGAAAGCAAAATGCCAGTTATGCTCGAACTTGCTAAAAAACGAGACATGGTTAAAGAGCTAAAGACAAAGAAAGAAGAATTAATGAATGACCTACAGAATCCTGAAGGACAAGTTATAAAACAAGTGCAG GAAGAAATTACACATTTAATAGAGGAAATTACTATAGTAAAAGAGTCTatcaatgaaaagaaaaaattgCTTGAAGAAGAGAAAAAAGTGCATGCtaagcttagaaaagagattgaG GTACAGAATAAAAGATGTGATGCTATTCTAAAACGTTTGCATTGTCAACTGAACAAACTCCAGTCGAACAGAAGACAGTGGCACTGGAACAttcaacaaatggaaaaaaaggcaGCTGAACTAAGAAAGTGTCTTGGAGTAACAGAGTGA